The stretch of DNA ACGGGTCGGTCTTAAGGAAGCCATCAAAAAACGGATCAACCTCCTCTCCGGGGGTCAGCAACAGCGAGTGGCCATCGCTCGAGCACTGCTCAATTCTCCGCAACTCATCTTAGCTGACGAACCCACCGGAGCTCTGGATACCAAAACTGGGGAACAAGTCCTTGAACTCCTTGCCGAAATCCGGCATGAATCAAACATGACCATGGTCATGGTAACCCACAACCGGGACGTGGCCCTCCAAGCTGACCGGGTCATTGAGCTCATTGACGGAAAGCTCTGCAAAGAGGTCTATCCCAAAACAATCGGGCTTAAGGAAGCCACTGAAATTTTGGAGTCCCATGCCTGCAACCTCGAAGACCTAGAGCATTCATCCTGATTACGCTTCGAAGAGGGATACTATGGAAAAGATCGAAATGCTCAAAGAACGGTTCTCTCAAGAACCATACGCAAGGCTCTTTGGTTTTGAACTGGAAGAGTTAGCTGAGGGGTACGCTCGAATCAAAATGGAACTCAAACCAGATTTACACAACATCTTCCAACTCACTCATGGCGGGGCGATTTTCTCCCTCATTGACGAAGCCTTCGAAATGGCATGCAATTCACATCTTGAAGACGCGGTGGCGATGAGCATCACTGTCCATTACATTCGACCCGCCCAGGGGCGATTCCTCACCGCTTTCTGCCGGGAAGTGGCACTCACCCGAAAAACTGGCATCTACGACATTGAAGTACACAATGAAGACGGAGAGCTGATTGCTTTGGCCCGCGCTATTTCCTATCGGAAGTAGAAGACGGGGCCTGGCCCCGTCTTCTATCCTTCTCGTTCCCCCATGACTTTATCCAGAATCATCAACCCATTTCCGCTTTCACCAACCAGCTTGAGCTTAGCCAAAATCTCAACGGCATTTTTCTCCTCTTCCACCTGCTCGTCGATAAACCACTGAAGATGAACCTGCAATGGATAATCGTTTTCCACTTTGGCCATCTCATAGAGCGCATTGATGAGTCCAGTAACCTTTTGCTCATGCTTATAGACCGCCTCAAACATCTCCTGAAGGGACTTGTACTCTACTGGTGGCTTATCAATAGCCTCCAACACCACTCTTCCGCCCCGGTCATTGACAAAATCATAGAGTTTCATGGCATGCCCCAGTTCTTCTTTAGCCTGGACCTTCAGCCAGTGGGCAAAAC from Atribacterota bacterium encodes:
- a CDS encoding ATP-binding cassette domain-containing protein → RVGLKEAIKKRINLLSGGQQQRVAIARALLNSPQLILADEPTGALDTKTGEQVLELLAEIRHESNMTMVMVTHNRDVALQADRVIELIDGKLCKEVYPKTIGLKEATEILESHACNLEDLEHSS
- a CDS encoding PaaI family thioesterase — encoded protein: MEKIEMLKERFSQEPYARLFGFELEELAEGYARIKMELKPDLHNIFQLTHGGAIFSLIDEAFEMACNSHLEDAVAMSITVHYIRPAQGRFLTAFCREVALTRKTGIYDIEVHNEDGELIALARAISYRK
- a CDS encoding ferritin, with the translated sequence MLSQKLEQAVNEQIKNELYSGYLYLAMAAQCESMNLGGFAHWLKVQAKEELGHAMKLYDFVNDRGGRVVLEAIDKPPVEYKSLQEMFEAVYKHEQKVTGLINALYEMAKVENDYPLQVHLQWFIDEQVEEEKNAVEILAKLKLVGESGNGLMILDKVMGEREG